In one Magallana gigas chromosome 7, xbMagGiga1.1, whole genome shotgun sequence genomic region, the following are encoded:
- the LOC109617094 gene encoding uncharacterized protein, which produces MNVRHCRLLLQGLSCLRDEGKHADFNLVYGDARTPCHKVVLAVYSQRMLGTCLQSSVNFLEMENNPEYLMEKLYHWTNVGLEDLDVKMSRAADELDIEFLVKSKQVQVIQSRLDIMERARLRVFSEQLLELWRNEVLTDVILEVGGASFRCHRPVLAAMSGYFDAMFSSGMKESEDHIAIELHGFDKHVVENILSYIYTGKADIDNANADLMFAASVYFQIKPLRNLCERFLCTHTDVDNCVDVLALAECYSCKNLADNILNFIKENIVELLGKKSFQKLNSHTLQELISSDDLIVPGEEGVLNLILQWFDRQDNQSEESLSSLLYHVRCSQIRRETRQRICGTNPHLAKYSSCQTRLLQVDEHMTSDSYRNDHVLLVVRPNHFSDDVDIVCYSFMQSAWFALNQITNFNPGGSPGICFHDNCVYISGGSGNLNNFVKYDCRSNDWTFLQRMGFRRFGHCMCGVGEDIFVIGGKSMPNDTFNTIQKYSIGKGAWSKEGELCIPVSDASCACVASQILIFGGSQSIVTFSHAIQCYDLKTRTCTEIGSFPKGVLTGIMRICSNEEYFFHVTAEGKLLQSSRTDPYESAPELIGTISQRLMMTAYSVVYYKGSVLLVSDTKTAQREAKVIRYSVTETKQLQCDIKKLPFPPDSNQYFAVVVNINKRHLSLPIMTYITVQANQLVVGHVNSVDESANKSNDEYYKEMITELCTDREIETLIGGAMGQTEPDRLRTDYVTALCSGLRQLYESTQYSDVDIVVEQRTFHSHQLLLAAMSPYFDAMFTSGMIESQNRMVNIQNVPSSTFDLILKFIYSGELELDEDNVGDLLQASVMMQIKCLVERCEEFMISRVDTENCLGTWKLAQGHGCHLLARKAFKFILHYFFEICHTEDFRALDVYDVISIISDNDLNVKDEEIVMETVFDWVHADLDNRKQHIATLFPYLRLPLLQPEYLLEVVEQNPLIQSEQECKNILEEAKRYHLLPARRHEFVSPRLVYRNSGDFEEVVVCIGGSDHRELSTRTVTCCRSNMTWNYLEPLPYDPGVEFSTCSYGNAIFVSGGSSKLKGMLCYHTNWNTWSRCQPMLLGRRRHSMEAVGESVYVLGGYDDGNEEGFRTILAIEKFKLVAGEWEDCGYLSTPVRSAASAVHREKIFLFGGVTGEDYDTKIVQCFDTRRNTCTVISQLPVFCRLSSALAYQKKILIICPDGEILSFQEGEAESVGRIPGFERYSFGSVLQGDSVIVYGGIKSSEVFDDVICFSINNKTSSLTGTYMPQKLFGFGCVKSVIHKKYLDKPVS; this is translated from the exons ATGAATGTGCGGCACTGTAGGCTCCTGTTACAGGGACTGTCCTGTCTGAGAGATGAGGGGAAGCACGCCGATTTTAACCTGGTCTATGGGGACGCAAGGACTCCATGTCACAAAGTTGTGCTGGCCGTTTACTCTCAAAGGATGCTGGGTACCTGCCTCCAGTCGTCAGTTAATTTCTTGGAGATGGAGAATAATCCCGAGTACCTCATGGAGAAGCTGTACCACTGGACGAACGTCGGGCTCGAAGATCTCGACGTCAAAATGTCGAGGGCAGCCGACGAACTCGATATAGAATTTcttgtaaaatcaaaacaagttcAAGTCATACAAAGTCGTCTTGACATCATGGAAAGGGCGCGACTGAGGGTGTTCTCGGAGCAGCTACTGGAACTGTGGAGGAATGAAGTACTTACTGACGTAATACTCGAAGTGGGCGGGGCCAGCTTCCGGTGCCATAGACCCGTCCTAGCGGCAATGTCTGGGTACTTCGACGCAATGTTTTCGTCGGGCATGAAGGAATCCGAAGACCATATTGCAATAGAGTTACACGGATTTGATAAACATGTCGTAGAAAATATACTATCTTATATCTATACAGGGAAGGCGGACATAGACAATGCAAATGCCGATCTCATGTTTGCGGCCTCGGTATATTTTCAGATAAAGCCATTAAGAAATCTTTGTGAGAGGTTCCTTTGCACACATACAGATGTAGACAACTGTGTGGATGTCCTAGCTCTAGCAGAATGCTACAGCTGTAAAAACCTGGCAgataatatattaaattttataaaagaaaatatcgTAGAATTGCTTGGTAAGAAATCCTTTCAGAAGTTGAATTCTCATACACTTCAGGAACTAATATCAAGCGATGATCTCATTGTACCGGGAGAGGAGGGCGTGTTGAACCTGATTCTCCAATGGTTTGACAGACAGGACAATCAATCCGAAGAATCTCTGTCTTCCCTGCTTTACCATGTCCGGTGTTCCCAAATCAGGAGGGAAACCCGCCAGAGGATCTGTGGGACAAACCCCCACTTGGCGAAATACTCCTCCTGTCAGACACGACTGCTGCAGGTCGACGAGCATATGACATCAGATTCATACAGAAACGACCACGTGCTCCTGGTTGTGAGACCTAATCACTTCTCTGATGACGTCGACATCGTCTGCTACAGTTTTATGCAGTCCGCCTGGTTCGCGCTGAACCAGATTACCAACTTTAACCCGGGGGGAAGTCCGGGTATATGTTTCCATGACAACTGTGTTTACATATCGGGGGGCTCGGGAAATCTTAACAACTTTGTCAAATACGATTGTCGCAGCAATGACTGGACATTCTTGCAAAGGATGGGCTTTCGGCGATTTGGTCACTGTATGTGTGGAGTAGGAGAGGACATTTTTGTCATCGGTGGAAAGTCAATGCCCAACGACACGTTCAATACTATTCAGAAATACAGCATTGGTAAGGGTGCTTGGTCAAAAGAAGGGGAGCTCTGCATCCCGGTGTCGGACGCCTCCTGCGCATGCGTTGCTTCCCAGATCCTGATTTTTGGCGGCTCCCAGAGCATTGTCACCTTTTCACACGCCATACAATGCTATGATCTGAAAACTAGAACTTGCACGGAAATTGGTTCCTTTCCAAAAGGCGTCCTGACCGGAATAATGAGGATCTGTTCTAACGAGGAATATTTCTTCCACGTCACTGCCGAGGGGAAGCTTCTACAGTCCAGCAGAACAGACCCCTATGAGTCCGCGCCCGAGCTTATCGGGACCATTTCACAGAGGCTGATGATGACGGCGTACTCTGTGGTGTACTACAAAGGAAGCGTTCTCCTGGTCAGCGACACAAAAACAGCTCAGAGAGAGGCCAAGGTCATCCGATACAGCGTCACAGAAACCAAGCAGCTGCAATGTGACATCAAGAAACTGCCCTTCCCACCAGATTCCAACCAATACTTTGCTGTGgtggtaaatataaacaaaagacaCCTTAGTCTACCGATCATGACTTA TATTACAGTGCAAGCTAATCAGCTTGTTGTAGGGCATGTGAATTCTGTAGATGAA TCGGCTAACAAATCTAACGACGAATATTATAAGGAAATGATAACTGAACTTTGTACAGACCGAGAAATTGAAACCCTCATTGGAG GTGCTATGGGACAGACAGAACCGGACCGTCTGAGGACTGATTACGTCACCGCCCTGTGCTCGGGGCTGCGGCAGCTGTACGAGTCCACCCAGTATAGTGATGTGGACATCGTTGTGGAACAGCGGACCTTCCACTCCCATCAGCTCCTCCTGGCGGCCATGTCACCTTACTTTGACGCCATGTTTACATCCGGGATGATAGAATCCCAAAATCGCATGGTCAACATCCAGAACGTCCCGAGCTCAACTTTCGATCTCATCCTGAAATTTATATACAGCGGGGAACTGGAGTTAGACGAGGACAATGTGGGGGATCTGCTGCAAGCGTCTGTCATGATGCAGATCAAGTGTCTAGTGGAGCGATGTGAGGAGTTCATGATTTCCAGGGTAGATACAGAGAACTGTCTAGGGACATGGAAGCTTGCCCAGGGGCACGGCTGTCACCTCTTAGCCCGAAAAGCCTTTAAATTCATTCTGCATTACTTTTTCGAAATCTGCCATACTGAGGATTTCAGAGCCCTGGACGTGTATGACGTCATCAGTATCATTAGTGATAACGATCTGAATGTCAAGGACGAGGAGATCGTCATGGAGACCGTATTTGACTGGGTTCACGCTGATCTCGATAACAGGAAGCAGCACATCGCAACTCTCTTCCCATATCTGAGACTTCCGCTGCTGCAACCTGAATATCTCCTGGAGGTCGTGGAACAAAACCCCCTGATTCAGAGCGAACAAGAGTGCAAAAATATTCTAGAGGAAGCTAAACGTTATCATCTACTTCCGGCTAGAAGACATGAGTTCGTATCTCCGCGACTTGTTTATCGCAATTCCGGTGATTTTGAAGAAGTTGTCGTCTGTATAGGCGGGAGTGACCACCGAGAACTTTCTACCAGGACTGTCACGTGCTGTAGGTCAAACATGACGTGGAACTACCTTGAACCTTTGCCCTATGACCCTGGTGTTGAATTTTCTACGTGTTCATATGGAAATGCAATATTTGTATCTGGTGGAAGCTCAAAACTTAAAGGAATGTTGTGTTACCATACTAACTGGAACACGTGGTCACGCTGTCAGCCGATGTTGCTAGGCAGACGACGTCATTCCATGGAGGCTGTCGGTGAATCAGTGTATGTGTTGGGAGGATATGATGACGGAAATGAGGAAGGGTTCCGGACTATATTAGCAATAGAGAAGTTTAAGCTGGTAGCTGGCGAATGGGAGGATTGTGGGTACCTTAGTACGCCGGTCCGGTCGGCTGCTTCCGCCGTTcatagagaaaaaatatttctgtttggTGGGGTAACTGGAGAGGACTATGATACTAAGATTGTTCAGTGCTTTGACACACGGCGAAACACGTGCACTGTTATATCTCAACTTCCGGTTTTCTGTAGATTGTCGTCTGCTCTAGCTTATCAAAAGAAAATCCTCATTATTTGTCCGGACGGGGAAATTCTGTCGTTTCAAGAAGGAGAAGCAGAATCTGTTGGAAGGATTCCGGGGTTCGAGCGTTATAGCTTTGGTTCAGTATTACAAGGCGATTCTGTGATAGTTTATGGCGGCATAAAGTCGTCAGAAgtatttgatgacgtcatctgTTTCAGCATCAATAACAAGACGTCTTCTCTAACAGGAACGTACATGCCCCAGAAGCTGTTTGGGTTTGGATGTGTGAAGTCGGTCATTCATAAGAAATACCTAGATAAACCTGTCTCTTGA